The following are encoded in a window of Bradyrhizobium guangdongense genomic DNA:
- a CDS encoding MBL fold metallo-hydrolase, protein MTQETKTYHIGDAAITRIDELALAAFQFGTLYPGADPEALERQRGRLEAGSFDPATGTFIQSIHSWLVRTPHHTILIDTATGNDKDRPDIPPLHRLNQPFLARLAAAGVTPEDIDYVLLTHVHADHVGWNTRLVDGRWVPTFPNATYIFSRVEQAYGESLAKGAEPDTNPALGPALRKPADRVYDDSVRPVIDGGLARPITVDGGEVLEGISFIPTPGHSVDHASIRLVSRGETALFAGDVMHHPLQVYEPSLNSCFCEFPEAALRSRKFALEDAAERGAAVFTTHFAQSSAGRITRNGERFAWQFL, encoded by the coding sequence GTGACGCAGGAGACGAAGACCTACCACATTGGTGATGCAGCTATCACGCGGATCGACGAACTGGCGCTGGCGGCCTTTCAGTTCGGCACGCTCTATCCCGGCGCGGATCCGGAGGCGCTGGAACGCCAGCGGGGGCGGCTCGAAGCCGGATCGTTCGATCCTGCGACCGGCACATTCATCCAGAGCATCCACAGCTGGCTGGTCAGAACGCCGCACCACACCATCCTGATCGATACCGCAACCGGCAACGACAAGGACAGACCCGACATTCCGCCGCTGCACCGGCTCAACCAACCCTTCCTCGCGCGGCTGGCTGCTGCGGGCGTCACGCCGGAGGACATCGACTATGTGCTGCTCACCCATGTCCATGCCGATCACGTCGGCTGGAACACGCGCCTTGTCGACGGTCGCTGGGTCCCGACGTTCCCCAACGCGACCTACATCTTCTCGCGCGTCGAGCAGGCCTATGGCGAGAGCCTGGCCAAGGGCGCGGAGCCGGACACGAATCCGGCGCTCGGCCCTGCCCTGCGCAAGCCCGCCGATCGCGTCTATGACGACAGCGTGCGGCCGGTGATCGATGGCGGCCTGGCCCGGCCTATCACCGTGGACGGCGGCGAGGTCCTGGAGGGAATTTCGTTCATCCCGACGCCGGGCCACAGCGTCGACCACGCCTCGATCCGCCTCGTCTCGCGCGGCGAGACAGCGCTGTTCGCCGGCGACGTGATGCATCATCCGCTCCAGGTCTACGAGCCCTCGCTCAACTCCTGCTTCTGCGAATTCCCGGAAGCAGCGCTCCGTTCGCGCAAATTCGCGCTGGAGGACGCGGCCGAGCGCGGCGCTGCCGTCTTCACCACCCATTTCGCGCAGTCCTCCGCCGGGCGCATCACGCGCAACGGCGAGCGCTTCGCCTGGCAATTCCTTTGA
- a CDS encoding c-type cytochrome: MSKALSLLILAVVVFAPPKPAAAADALHGKDIATRWCASCHIVEKGQTNATDQAPPFSYLARSPDFDQNKLAFLLLKSHPNMPQVSLNRAEISDLADYIRSLK, from the coding sequence ATGTCGAAAGCGCTGAGTCTCTTGATCCTTGCCGTGGTCGTGTTCGCGCCTCCCAAACCGGCGGCCGCAGCCGATGCACTTCATGGCAAGGACATCGCGACGCGCTGGTGCGCGAGCTGCCACATCGTCGAGAAAGGCCAAACGAACGCGACAGACCAGGCTCCGCCATTCTCCTACCTGGCAAGATCGCCTGATTTCGATCAGAACAAGCTTGCGTTCCTGCTGCTCAAGTCGCACCCGAACATGCCGCAGGTCTCGCTCAACAGGGCCGAAATTTCCGACCTGGCCGACTACATCCGCTCGCTGAAATGA
- a CDS encoding EAL domain-containing protein, whose amino-acid sequence MGDTTDPLGRSLLVEQFRVLREQVPVLYAVLLVNSISVGLFLPNTVSPWLRFALPGALLTACLFRLAQWLRLKKAEFTAEEAHRELARVRLATVVISSGFVIWILALFMVVDPALRASIALLLFMGCVGTAYCLGSFPPSSRLAMLIAGVPIGTLLLLSGEGMLVSVGINLLALLVLLARMISTNFRSFVKLVETHARLSEEGDRARAAEQTATAFAERFDRALNNMSQGLCFFDEDQRLIVCNRQYLEVYDLDPKLVRPGMQLNEIVDLRYSVGSAPKMEKQDYLVWRNSAAVIAAPSDTTVELTNGRIVRIRHRPMQGNGWVATHEDITDRHRTERALAEAKAAAEQAEAAARAAHAHLTEALDVVPEGLAVFDKDDRLVLWNHQYAEFYSASRQALAVGTLFETILRTGLAGGQYPDAAGREAEWFAERMAHHALPHHSHEQHLAGDRWIRVEERRTVDGGSIGVRIDITDLKRREASFRLLFEENPLPMWVVDAKTRHLIAVNGAMCRHYGYSRQELLAMFEHQLEYGEQQDTESDHGLHRTADGEAIEVVIESRPLIYEGRPAHVCVAFDVTERNRAQQRVSYLAGHDALTELPNRAALDQQIGAAIERADITDSPFAVLCIDLDHFKAINDRFGHAVGDAVLREASRRLQDAAQGSYVARVGGDEFVGITDRLPLPAAAELLATRMRAEFERPIEVDGHALKIDLCVGAAMYPRDADNAVSLLANADAALYRAKHEGRGGIRLFTSAMDQQLRDRRALEHDLRLAVERGELYLEYQPQQHRDGTLVAYEALVRWRHPVRGVIPPGEFIPIAEQSGTIAQIDDWVLMEACREAASWDRPLRIAVNVSAAQFRRENLDGEVRRALRESGLAATRLELEITEGVLIEDMSRAKRTMASLKALGILIALDDFGTGYSSLSYLEAFPLDRIKVDRSFVAALGQSERSLAIVRAVIGLAHGLGVPVLAEGIETEAQMSLLVEEGCDEMQGYLLGRPQRLESSDRNRNIPIRAVS is encoded by the coding sequence GTGGGTGATACGACCGATCCGCTCGGTCGTTCGCTGCTCGTCGAGCAGTTCCGGGTGCTGCGGGAGCAGGTGCCGGTTCTCTATGCCGTGCTGCTCGTCAACAGTATCAGCGTAGGGCTGTTTCTCCCCAACACGGTTTCGCCCTGGCTGAGATTTGCCTTGCCGGGCGCTCTCCTGACGGCCTGTCTCTTCAGGCTGGCGCAGTGGCTCCGGCTGAAGAAGGCCGAGTTCACCGCCGAGGAGGCGCATCGGGAGCTTGCAAGGGTTCGCCTCGCCACGGTGGTGATCAGCTCCGGCTTCGTGATCTGGATCCTGGCGCTGTTCATGGTGGTCGATCCCGCCCTGCGCGCCTCGATCGCCCTGCTGCTCTTCATGGGATGCGTCGGGACCGCCTATTGCCTCGGCAGTTTCCCGCCCTCGTCCAGGCTGGCGATGCTGATCGCCGGCGTGCCGATCGGCACGCTGCTGCTGCTCTCGGGCGAGGGGATGCTGGTCTCGGTCGGGATCAATCTGCTGGCGCTGCTTGTCCTGCTTGCCCGGATGATCAGCACCAATTTCCGTTCTTTCGTGAAGCTGGTCGAGACCCACGCCCGGCTGTCCGAGGAGGGCGACCGCGCCCGCGCCGCCGAGCAGACCGCGACCGCCTTCGCCGAGCGCTTCGACAGGGCGCTCAACAACATGTCCCAGGGGCTTTGCTTCTTCGACGAGGATCAGCGCCTGATCGTCTGCAACAGGCAGTATCTCGAGGTCTATGATCTCGATCCGAAGCTGGTCCGGCCGGGCATGCAGCTGAACGAGATCGTCGATCTTCGCTACTCCGTCGGCAGCGCGCCGAAGATGGAAAAGCAGGACTACCTGGTCTGGCGAAACAGCGCCGCTGTGATTGCCGCGCCGTCGGACACGACGGTCGAACTGACCAATGGACGCATCGTCCGCATCCGGCATCGCCCCATGCAGGGCAACGGCTGGGTCGCCACCCACGAGGACATCACGGATCGTCACCGGACCGAGAGGGCCCTTGCGGAAGCGAAAGCGGCGGCCGAGCAGGCGGAAGCTGCCGCGCGCGCCGCTCATGCTCACCTGACCGAAGCTCTCGATGTCGTCCCCGAAGGCCTGGCCGTGTTCGACAAGGACGATCGCCTGGTCCTCTGGAATCATCAATACGCCGAATTCTACTCGGCAAGCCGGCAGGCGCTTGCGGTCGGCACGCTGTTCGAAACCATCCTCCGGACTGGCCTCGCCGGGGGACAATATCCTGATGCCGCCGGGCGCGAGGCGGAGTGGTTCGCGGAGCGCATGGCCCACCACGCGCTTCCCCATCACTCGCACGAGCAGCATCTGGCGGGCGACCGCTGGATTCGCGTCGAGGAAAGACGCACCGTTGATGGAGGCAGCATCGGGGTTCGCATCGATATCACCGACCTCAAGCGCCGTGAGGCTTCCTTCCGCCTCCTGTTCGAGGAGAATCCGCTTCCGATGTGGGTGGTGGATGCGAAGACGCGGCACCTCATTGCCGTGAACGGCGCGATGTGCCGGCACTACGGCTATTCGCGCCAGGAGCTGCTGGCGATGTTCGAACATCAGCTCGAATATGGCGAGCAGCAGGACACCGAAAGCGATCACGGATTGCACAGGACGGCCGACGGTGAGGCGATCGAGGTCGTGATCGAATCACGGCCGCTCATCTACGAGGGGCGGCCGGCTCATGTCTGCGTGGCCTTCGACGTCACCGAACGCAACCGGGCACAGCAGCGGGTGAGCTATCTCGCCGGCCACGACGCGCTCACCGAACTGCCCAACAGGGCGGCCCTGGACCAGCAGATCGGCGCCGCGATCGAACGCGCGGACATCACCGACAGTCCGTTCGCCGTGCTCTGTATCGATCTCGACCACTTCAAGGCGATCAACGATCGTTTCGGCCATGCCGTCGGCGATGCCGTGCTCCGCGAAGCTTCGCGACGCCTGCAGGACGCCGCGCAAGGCTCGTATGTGGCGCGTGTCGGCGGCGACGAGTTCGTCGGCATCACCGACCGCTTGCCCCTTCCTGCAGCGGCCGAGCTGCTCGCTACGCGGATGCGGGCCGAGTTCGAGCGTCCGATCGAGGTCGATGGTCACGCCCTGAAGATCGACCTCTGTGTCGGAGCGGCGATGTATCCCCGCGACGCGGACAATGCCGTTTCGCTGCTGGCGAACGCCGATGCCGCCCTTTACCGCGCCAAGCACGAGGGCAGGGGCGGGATACGCCTGTTCACCAGTGCCATGGACCAGCAGCTGCGGGACCGCCGTGCGCTGGAGCACGATCTGCGCCTCGCCGTGGAGCGCGGGGAGCTCTATCTGGAGTACCAGCCGCAGCAGCATCGGGACGGCACTCTTGTCGCCTACGAGGCGCTGGTGCGCTGGCGGCATCCGGTGCGCGGTGTCATTCCGCCGGGAGAGTTCATTCCGATCGCGGAGCAAAGCGGCACCATTGCGCAGATCGACGATTGGGTGCTGATGGAAGCATGCAGGGAAGCGGCGTCATGGGACCGGCCGCTGCGCATCGCCGTGAACGTCTCGGCCGCGCAGTTCCGCCGGGAAAACCTCGACGGCGAGGTTCGCCGGGCGCTGCGGGAGAGCGGGCTTGCGGCCACGCGTCTCGAGCTCGAAATCACCGAGGGCGTGCTGATCGAGGACATGTCCCGCGCCAAGCGGACGATGGCCTCGCTCAAGGCGCTCGGAATCCTGATTGCGCTCGACGATTTCGGCACGGGATATTCGTCCCTGTCCTACCTCGAAGCGTTTCCGCTCGACAGGATCAAGGTCGATCGGTCTTTCGTCGCCGCGCTCGGACAGAGCGAGCGCTCGCTCGCCATCGTCCGGGCGGTGATCGGGCTTGCCCATGGGCTCGGAGTCCCGGTTCTCGCCGAGGGCATCGAGACCGAAGCCCAGATGTCGCTGCTCGTCGAGGAAGGCTGCGACGAGATGCAGGGCTATCTGCTCGGCCGCCCGCAACGGCTCGAGTCGTCCGATCGCAACCGGAATATCCCGATACGAGCGGTGTCCTGA
- a CDS encoding enoyl-CoA hydratase/isomerase family protein: MTYQLIEFSVDAGVATIALNRPDRRNAMSDDMRTEFVDALQAVTSDNAIRALVLTGRGSAFCAGGDISGMKRRLEAPQGEVAFNGWSRQQGVHRVQSMLLNLPKPTIAAVNGAAAGLGADTALACDFLIGSERSKFTWSYIKRGLIPDGGGSYFLPRRVGLPRAKELIFTGRMVEAEEALALGILDRKVASGELLSAAQAWAVELAQGSPTALALSKKILNQTFERSAHEIFDLGSQAQAICYTSAEHREAVMAFLAKSVLEGVTP; encoded by the coding sequence ATGACCTATCAACTCATCGAATTCTCGGTCGACGCCGGCGTTGCGACGATCGCGTTGAACAGGCCCGATCGCCGCAACGCCATGAGCGACGACATGCGCACCGAGTTCGTGGATGCGCTCCAGGCGGTCACGAGCGACAACGCGATCCGGGCGCTGGTCTTGACAGGGCGGGGCTCGGCGTTTTGTGCAGGCGGTGACATCAGCGGCATGAAGCGGCGCCTGGAAGCTCCGCAGGGCGAAGTCGCGTTCAATGGCTGGAGCCGGCAGCAGGGCGTGCATCGGGTGCAATCCATGCTGCTCAACCTGCCGAAGCCGACCATCGCCGCTGTCAACGGCGCGGCGGCCGGTCTCGGCGCCGATACCGCGCTCGCATGCGATTTCCTGATCGGCTCGGAGCGTTCGAAATTCACCTGGTCCTACATCAAACGTGGACTGATCCCCGACGGCGGCGGATCCTATTTTCTGCCGCGCCGGGTCGGGCTCCCCAGGGCCAAGGAGCTGATTTTCACCGGGCGGATGGTGGAGGCGGAAGAGGCTCTCGCGCTCGGCATTCTCGATCGCAAGGTCGCTTCCGGCGAGCTGCTATCGGCAGCACAGGCATGGGCGGTCGAGCTCGCACAGGGATCGCCCACCGCGCTGGCGCTGAGCAAGAAGATCCTGAACCAGACCTTCGAGCGTTCGGCGCACGAGATCTTCGATCTCGGCAGCCAGGCCCAGGCCATCTGCTACACCAGCGCCGAGCATCGTGAAGCGGTGATGGCGTTCCTTGCAAAATCGGTCCTTGAAGGAGTGACGCCATGA
- a CDS encoding LysR family transcriptional regulator, with translation MTDVERGPGRPVDDSDLAEIDLGLLLALEALLRERNVTRAALRLNIGQPALSARLNRLRQVFADPLFVPAASGRGVVPTTRAVELQAELAEVLGRLRRMVEGPAVFDPARDQRTFVVAIHENPAVTLAPGFVAQLTAMAPRTRLALVHPTPDIVDRLERGEIDVLVTGPDRTSGELMQRPLFEDSFLTAQRKGHPRGTGALDLDKFCASDHLLISADGGGFAGLVDDALAALGRSRRVAVSIQTYALAPVILAHSDCICTLPRRFLMRFAHELDLTPPPLDLPPARIVALWHPRNQEDAGHAWLRDRLYQAAAAT, from the coding sequence ATGACGGATGTCGAACGTGGTCCGGGCCGGCCGGTCGACGATTCCGACCTCGCCGAGATCGACCTCGGCCTGCTGCTCGCTTTGGAGGCGCTGCTGCGCGAGCGCAACGTCACCCGTGCGGCGTTAAGGCTGAACATCGGGCAGCCGGCGCTGTCGGCCCGGCTGAACCGGCTGCGGCAGGTGTTCGCCGACCCGCTGTTCGTGCCCGCAGCGTCGGGGCGGGGCGTAGTGCCGACGACGCGGGCCGTAGAGCTGCAGGCGGAGCTCGCAGAGGTGCTCGGCCGGCTGCGCCGCATGGTCGAGGGACCGGCGGTATTCGACCCTGCGCGGGACCAGCGCACCTTCGTCGTTGCCATTCACGAGAATCCGGCGGTGACGCTGGCGCCCGGGTTCGTCGCCCAACTGACCGCGATGGCTCCGCGCACGCGGCTCGCGCTTGTCCACCCCACGCCCGATATCGTCGATCGCCTCGAACGCGGCGAGATCGATGTTCTGGTCACAGGGCCCGACCGGACCAGCGGCGAGCTGATGCAGCGTCCACTGTTCGAGGACAGCTTCCTGACCGCGCAGCGGAAGGGCCACCCGCGCGGAACAGGTGCTCTCGATCTCGACAAGTTTTGCGCATCCGACCATCTGCTGATCTCCGCGGATGGCGGCGGCTTCGCAGGCCTGGTCGACGACGCGCTGGCTGCGCTCGGCCGTTCCAGGCGCGTTGCCGTCTCGATCCAGACCTATGCGCTCGCCCCGGTCATCCTCGCGCACAGCGATTGCATCTGCACGCTGCCGCGGCGCTTCCTGATGCGCTTCGCCCACGAGCTCGACCTCACGCCTCCGCCGCTCGATCTGCCGCCCGCCCGCATCGTCGCGCTGTGGCACCCGCGCAACCAGGAGGATGCAGGTCACGCCTGGCTGCGCGATCGGCTCTACCAGGCGGCCGCGGCGACGTGA
- a CDS encoding SLC13 family permease, producing MSTLVHAASETTGPGTRKFLTVLIGLAITMAIIMAPSPAGLSPAGQRVIAVMAFVVLMWITEAIPYGVSAVALVFLLILALGFSPPAGGTGAMLGTAKAIPLALSGFSNSGWLFVAAGLAMAAAITSTGLEKRVAYLILKLVGANTHAIMFGIILTAFALTFFIPSVIARAATLVPIVIGLTEAFGLPRNSQIGRAMLLLAGILPSVTGVGVLTGAAPNPVMVNFLTGAGQPQVGYLDWLIDLFPYTVVFSIGLYFLATRLFKFEFAELPGGPDYIAARIAEIGPMSTAEKRASFIMALTILLWATDKIHHVEASAISVLCVLLLVLPGVGVITCNELYKRIDWNSILLFGAGISMAEMLTRTGGAAWLSKVAFVESGMGGLSVTALAIMIFVVVFFVRFCFTSITSCLTAITPAIIGFLVSLHNPDLPIVGIVLAVALIAQCLSIIPVTSAPAMIAYGAGGFTTRDMMRLGLPLAVIMYGLIMLFMFTYWPFVGLWK from the coding sequence ATGTCGACGCTGGTTCATGCTGCGTCCGAAACGACCGGACCGGGCACGAGGAAATTCCTGACGGTGCTGATCGGCCTCGCAATCACGATGGCGATCATCATGGCGCCGTCTCCGGCCGGTCTCTCACCGGCGGGCCAGCGCGTCATCGCCGTAATGGCTTTCGTCGTGCTGATGTGGATCACTGAGGCGATTCCGTACGGCGTCAGCGCGGTCGCGCTCGTCTTCCTGCTGATCCTTGCGCTCGGCTTTTCGCCCCCGGCAGGCGGCACCGGCGCCATGCTCGGAACGGCAAAGGCCATTCCGCTCGCACTCAGCGGCTTCTCGAACAGCGGCTGGCTGTTCGTCGCGGCGGGTCTGGCCATGGCGGCGGCGATCACCAGCACGGGGCTCGAGAAAAGGGTGGCCTATCTGATCCTCAAGCTGGTCGGCGCGAACACCCATGCGATCATGTTTGGGATCATCCTGACCGCCTTTGCGCTCACCTTCTTCATTCCCTCGGTGATCGCCCGCGCGGCGACGCTCGTTCCGATCGTGATCGGCTTGACCGAGGCCTTCGGTCTTCCCCGCAACAGCCAGATCGGCAGGGCCATGCTCCTGCTTGCCGGCATCCTGCCGTCGGTGACCGGTGTCGGCGTGCTCACCGGGGCCGCACCCAACCCGGTGATGGTCAACTTCCTGACCGGGGCCGGTCAGCCTCAGGTCGGCTATCTCGACTGGCTGATCGACCTCTTTCCCTACACGGTGGTGTTTTCGATCGGGCTGTACTTCCTGGCGACGCGGCTCTTCAAGTTTGAGTTTGCCGAATTGCCGGGAGGCCCTGACTACATCGCCGCGCGCATCGCCGAGATCGGGCCGATGTCGACGGCGGAGAAGCGGGCGTCGTTCATCATGGCGCTGACGATCCTGCTCTGGGCGACCGACAAGATCCACCATGTCGAGGCATCCGCCATTTCGGTGCTTTGCGTGCTCCTGCTCGTCTTGCCGGGTGTCGGCGTCATCACCTGCAACGAGCTCTACAAGCGAATTGACTGGAACTCGATCCTGCTGTTCGGCGCGGGTATTTCGATGGCGGAGATGCTGACCAGGACCGGCGGTGCGGCGTGGCTGTCCAAGGTGGCGTTCGTCGAATCCGGGATGGGAGGCCTGTCGGTCACGGCACTGGCGATCATGATCTTCGTCGTCGTGTTCTTCGTCCGCTTCTGCTTCACCAGCATCACCTCATGCCTCACCGCGATCACACCGGCGATCATCGGCTTCCTGGTCTCGCTGCATAATCCGGACCTGCCGATCGTCGGCATCGTGCTCGCTGTGGCGCTCATCGCCCAATGTCTTTCGATCATCCCGGTGACCTCGGCTCCTGCCATGATCGCCTACGGCGCCGGCGGCTTCACGACGCGCGACATGATGCGGCTCGGTCTGCCGCTCGCCGTCATCATGTACGGCCTCATCATGCTGTTCATGTTCACTTACTGGCCGTTCGTCGGGTTGTGGAAGTGA
- a CDS encoding IclR family transcriptional regulator has protein sequence MALTRQYAGGANGNRSLERGIEILRAFRPGVDTLGNGEIAERTGLPRSTVSRLTKTLVAFGVLDEVRTERTYRLAAAVLSLGHAVRMGSPVLKVLGPLMRAESTRRRLNVGLATADRAMMVYLESIRYSPRPTLRSIVAGQQVPMELTSLGRAYLAGLSDERRERLLAQFRRRNAAATRTLIAEVQKSIRSVRRDGYCAVSWQPGVLAVATPVVLEGLPVYALNMSVQDIEPTEALGAEIGSYLIAFAARCKGALAGR, from the coding sequence ATGGCTCTGACGCGGCAATATGCCGGCGGCGCAAATGGAAACCGATCGCTGGAGCGCGGCATCGAAATCCTGCGCGCGTTCCGGCCCGGCGTCGATACGCTCGGGAATGGCGAGATCGCCGAGCGGACCGGTCTGCCTCGCTCCACGGTCAGCCGCCTGACCAAGACGCTGGTCGCGTTCGGCGTGCTCGACGAAGTCCGGACCGAGCGGACTTATCGATTGGCCGCCGCCGTCCTCAGCCTCGGCCACGCCGTTCGGATGGGATCGCCGGTGCTCAAGGTGCTGGGTCCGCTGATGCGCGCCGAATCCACGCGGCGCCGGCTCAACGTCGGTCTGGCGACGGCCGATCGTGCGATGATGGTCTATCTGGAATCCATCCGCTACAGCCCGCGCCCGACGCTGCGCAGCATCGTGGCGGGTCAACAGGTGCCGATGGAACTGACCTCGCTCGGACGCGCCTATCTCGCGGGGCTTTCGGACGAGAGGCGCGAGAGGCTGCTCGCACAGTTCAGACGCCGCAATGCCGCCGCGACCAGGACCCTGATCGCCGAGGTGCAGAAGTCGATCCGCTCGGTCAGGCGCGACGGCTATTGTGCGGTCTCCTGGCAGCCCGGCGTCCTCGCCGTCGCCACGCCGGTCGTCCTCGAAGGTCTACCGGTTTACGCGCTCAACATGAGCGTGCAAGACATTGAGCCGACCGAAGCCCTTGGTGCGGAGATCGGCAGCTACCTCATCGCGTTCGCCGCGCGATGCAAGGGAGCACTCGCGGGGCGGTGA
- a CDS encoding acetate--CoA ligase family protein, giving the protein MNAVARLIRPRSVAVIGASADPNKTSGRPVSFLQKHGFAGAIYPVNPKVERIGELTCYRDIEALPCVPDVGIVLLAAERAHLAVRELARKGAAAAIVLAAGYTETGEEGALRQKVLLEAAGSMRILGPNTIGLVNLTDNIVLSASGALAMDHFPAGSIGLVSQSGGILGALLSRAAARGIGLSKLVSTSNEADLDLSDFIEFLAADEATKVIALYVEAIRHPGRFREAVRKARETGKPVVAFKIGRSEAGAKAAVSHTGALAGSDRMYDALFRQVGVIRAKTFEELLDIPAALAAGRKLGGRRVAILTSTGGAGTIVSDSLGVAGFETPAPDAKTAARLAALQSGSHANFDRNPVDLTLAGLHPDILRGAIRALLASPSYDALVVIAGSSAVGSPALLADAVHDCLHESDKPVIAYVSPHAPDVGAVLTARGVPAYTSAESCASAFSGLLQASRSARGEVASLLERQVDIADLPEGSLDEAEAKALFARFGIPGVSERIVQTPNEAASAAAELGGKVVLKILSGEITHKSEVGGVAVNLTPDTIGERLIAMANDVEKATGQRPQRFLVQEMVAGGTELILGMHRDALGTAVLLGMGGVTAELFKDTTMRLLPPMGGLSREEALAMLHDLITWPLLDGFRGRPKLDVEALESAIVAFSLMTAQLGERLIEAEINPVFVLPAGQGVRAADGVVMLGAAGRT; this is encoded by the coding sequence ATGAACGCCGTCGCACGTCTCATTCGGCCGCGGAGCGTGGCCGTCATCGGCGCCTCGGCCGATCCGAACAAGACCTCGGGGCGGCCGGTGTCGTTCCTGCAGAAGCACGGCTTTGCGGGCGCCATCTACCCCGTCAACCCGAAGGTGGAACGCATCGGGGAGCTGACCTGCTACCGCGATATCGAGGCACTCCCCTGTGTACCCGACGTCGGGATTGTCCTGTTGGCCGCTGAGCGCGCGCATCTCGCCGTACGGGAGCTCGCCAGGAAAGGCGCCGCTGCGGCGATCGTCCTTGCCGCCGGCTATACCGAGACCGGCGAGGAGGGGGCGCTGCGGCAGAAAGTGCTTCTGGAAGCCGCCGGCTCGATGCGCATCCTTGGCCCCAACACGATTGGTCTCGTCAACCTGACCGACAACATCGTGCTGTCTGCCTCGGGCGCGCTGGCGATGGATCATTTCCCTGCTGGTTCCATCGGGCTGGTATCGCAAAGCGGCGGCATTCTCGGTGCCCTGCTGTCTCGCGCGGCGGCGCGCGGCATCGGTTTGTCGAAGCTGGTCTCCACCAGCAACGAAGCCGATCTCGATCTTTCGGACTTCATCGAGTTTCTGGCCGCGGACGAAGCCACCAAAGTGATCGCGCTGTATGTCGAGGCAATCAGGCACCCGGGCCGTTTCCGCGAGGCGGTACGAAAGGCGCGCGAAACCGGCAAACCGGTGGTGGCTTTCAAGATCGGCCGCTCCGAGGCCGGCGCCAAGGCGGCGGTGTCGCACACCGGCGCGCTCGCCGGCTCTGATCGGATGTACGATGCGCTGTTCAGGCAGGTGGGCGTGATCCGCGCGAAGACGTTCGAGGAGCTGCTCGATATTCCGGCGGCGCTCGCTGCCGGGCGGAAGCTCGGCGGCAGGCGCGTGGCGATCCTCACGTCCACTGGCGGCGCCGGAACCATCGTCTCGGACAGTCTTGGTGTCGCCGGTTTCGAGACGCCCGCGCCCGACGCGAAGACCGCCGCGCGGCTCGCCGCTCTGCAATCGGGCTCCCACGCCAATTTCGACCGCAATCCGGTCGACCTGACCCTGGCCGGCTTGCATCCGGATATCCTGCGGGGTGCGATCCGCGCCTTGCTCGCGAGCCCGTCCTATGATGCGCTCGTCGTGATCGCGGGATCGTCGGCGGTCGGATCTCCAGCGTTGCTGGCAGACGCCGTCCATGACTGTCTGCACGAATCCGACAAGCCTGTCATCGCCTATGTCAGCCCGCACGCGCCTGATGTCGGCGCGGTCCTCACCGCACGCGGCGTGCCGGCTTACACATCGGCCGAAAGCTGCGCCTCCGCATTCTCCGGCTTGCTGCAGGCCAGCCGGTCCGCGCGGGGCGAAGTGGCTTCGTTGCTAGAGCGGCAGGTTGACATCGCCGACCTGCCGGAAGGCTCGCTCGACGAGGCCGAGGCCAAGGCGTTGTTCGCGCGCTTCGGCATCCCGGGGGTGAGCGAGCGGATTGTCCAGACGCCGAACGAGGCGGCATCGGCGGCGGCCGAGCTCGGCGGAAAAGTCGTCCTGAAGATCCTGTCCGGAGAGATCACGCACAAGAGCGAGGTCGGCGGCGTCGCCGTCAATCTGACGCCCGATACGATCGGCGAGCGATTGATCGCCATGGCAAACGACGTGGAGAAGGCGACCGGCCAGCGCCCGCAACGCTTCCTGGTTCAGGAGATGGTCGCGGGCGGCACTGAATTGATTCTCGGCATGCACCGCGATGCGCTCGGCACGGCGGTCCTGCTTGGCATGGGCGGCGTCACCGCGGAGCTCTTCAAGGACACGACCATGCGCCTGCTGCCGCCGATGGGCGGCCTCAGCCGCGAGGAGGCGCTCGCGATGCTGCATGACCTGATCACCTGGCCGCTGCTCGACGGATTTCGCGGACGGCCGAAGCTGGACGTCGAGGCATTGGAGTCTGCCATCGTGGCGTTTTCGCTGATGACGGCGCAGCTCGGCGAGCGCCTGATCGAGGCCGAGATCAACCCGGTCTTCGTCCTGCCGGCGGGCCAGGGTGTGCGCGCCGCCGATGGCGTCGTGATGCTGGGCGCGGCAGGTCGAACCTGA